A single genomic interval of Microbacterium sp. LWO14-1.2 harbors:
- a CDS encoding YihY/virulence factor BrkB family protein yields the protein MSSETSATDDARPGFIQRVSSAAIRWALQRRAVRSFLLYSERRGPMLADSVTYRALFSVFAAVLLGFSIAALWLAGNPDAWRAIIDAVQSVVPGLIGEGGVIDPADLREPISLSVAGIISSVALLGSALAAVGSLRTAIRVVAGTAHDDVLFIWVMLRNLLLAIGIGGLFATAAAVTFVSRIGISWISGLLGIAEDSAAATWSIRIASLVIVFALDTVLVAGVFRILSGVRASAKSLWAGALIGGFGLVVLQELSSLFVGGATSNPLLASFASLLALLIWLNLSTQVILVASAFIVTSEEERHDRVRARFAATTFPQRRVQRAEVDVAIATAELRRAQEAEREAR from the coding sequence ATGAGTTCAGAGACCTCCGCCACCGACGACGCCCGACCCGGGTTCATCCAGCGCGTGAGCTCGGCCGCCATCCGGTGGGCGCTGCAGCGCCGCGCGGTGCGGTCGTTCCTCCTCTACTCCGAACGGCGGGGTCCGATGCTCGCCGACAGCGTGACCTACCGCGCCCTGTTCAGCGTCTTCGCCGCCGTACTGCTCGGATTCTCGATCGCAGCGCTGTGGCTGGCGGGGAACCCCGACGCCTGGCGCGCCATCATCGATGCGGTGCAGTCGGTCGTGCCCGGTCTCATCGGCGAGGGCGGTGTGATCGACCCCGCCGATCTCCGTGAGCCGATCTCGCTGTCCGTCGCCGGCATCATCTCCTCCGTCGCCCTGCTGGGGTCGGCGCTGGCCGCGGTCGGGTCGCTGCGCACGGCGATCCGCGTGGTCGCCGGCACGGCGCACGACGACGTCCTCTTCATCTGGGTGATGCTGCGCAACCTGCTGCTCGCGATCGGCATCGGCGGGCTCTTCGCCACGGCGGCCGCCGTCACGTTCGTGAGCCGGATCGGCATCTCGTGGATCAGCGGACTGCTCGGGATCGCGGAGGACTCCGCGGCGGCGACCTGGAGCATCCGCATCGCTTCGCTCGTGATCGTGTTCGCCCTCGACACGGTGCTCGTCGCCGGGGTGTTCCGCATCCTGTCCGGCGTCCGCGCATCGGCGAAGTCGCTCTGGGCCGGCGCGCTCATCGGCGGCTTCGGCCTGGTGGTGCTGCAGGAGCTCTCGAGCCTGTTCGTGGGCGGCGCGACGAGCAACCCGCTGCTGGCCTCGTTCGCCTCGCTGCTCGCCCTGTTGATCTGGCTCAATCTCTCGACGCAGGTGATCCTCGTCGCGAGCGCGTTCATCGTCACCTCCGAGGAGGAGCGGCACGATCGGGTGCGCGCCCGCTTCGCCGCGACGACCTTCCCGCAGCGTCGCGTGCAGCGCGCCGAGGTCGACGTGGCGATCGCCACGGCCGAGCTGCGCCGGGCTCAGGAGGCGGAGCGCGAAGCGCGCTGA